A window of Glycine soja cultivar W05 chromosome 13, ASM419377v2, whole genome shotgun sequence genomic DNA:
TAAGCTAGGGCCCTACTCTCCCTTCGTGTTGTTGTTTCTGGTTTTCTGGTGTTGCTATCATTCCTCATGCCTTCCAACAGAACCTTGTCATCAAGGTGATAATCAGTTTGAAGCTGATGCCAATCCTCCCATGTTGTGTCATTCGATGATAAGCCTTGCCATTGAACAAGAACTTCTAACTTCGAGTTAGGTGTATGACGTGTGTTCAATATAGCCAGAGGCTGAATCAGGAGGTGATCATCATTAGTGTGTTCAATATAGTcactcatttaattttattgctaaaaaatagtctcaaatacaaaataaataagggaCTACAAATTGGCAAAACAATGAGTAATTTTGagcaataaaaatatacaagaaactaaaaatagacaaaaaaaaaattaggactaAAATTGCTGAAAGAAAATTAACGAAggattaaaaattgaataaaaaattttgatGGACTAAAAATTAGAATCTAGGAAAATTGAGGAActaaaacttaattaaccctTACTTTtatcaaaactataatttatttgagtatttgaaataataatatttttttatatatttgaacatGGAGATCAGCACAAGATtatgcattaattaatttaaacatcgaaaaacaacaaaactttTAACGCATCAATGCTCAATTCTGCTGGTGAAGTATGAATGTTGTCAGGTTTTGATAAAAGCCTAAAAAACACCTTATCATTTGTATGTCAGCCACTTGTGACAACAATTAATGAAGAATTGCAACAATTGATAGTTTTTTACGTTCTTGAATCACAAAGATGTTCGCTATCCAAGATGCATTACATATTCATTGTCTCCACTAGAATTGCATGTGCTGCTGCTGCTTTTGCTGCAGTTAACATAAAATTGAAGGAGCTGTCTCAGTTTTAGGTTAGgaaaatattacttaaaaataatatccaCTAAGGAAAGAAAGGAATGTAATTCAATGCCTACCAAAAAGAACATACTATGCCACGATGAAGAAAGTACCTAACATCATAAAATACTGACAATGATAGTATGAGTATACactaaaggaaaaagaaaacctTGGACTCTTCAGCGACTATAGTTGGTTGCAGACAATTTTTAACTGTTAACTGTCTGAAACTTATATGGCAACAAAAAGAAGTCTTCactcaaattaaaaattgaaatttggcaACAGAGCTCAAATAGAGACTATACTTCTCACATAGAGTTCCAGACAGGAAATGACTTTGATCCCAAGGTATATATGGACAATAATGCAAGAGGATCACAGATCATCTTAGCTGCACAGTTGTTCATGCCTAACACATTTTGAACTCCGACTTTACAAAACTGAAAGCTAATTATGGTATAAGCTATGCAAGCAAAACTAGCTTATCTAGCaccgaaaaaaattattaaaaattattccgTCCTCtaaaataacttcaaaattattCTGAAGCACCAATAGCCATCTTATAGTATTGTATTTCTGTTATCAGCCAGATAGTTCATGCTACATCTTATCTTTTGAAGCCCATGTTCTGGTTGAGAGAATGGGGAAAACCttggaaaaaaaaggagaaaaaaaaatacagaaattcaaaaacaagaaaTCGGAGGGGATTGAATCATACCTTCCTCTTCTAAGGATCGATCTCATGATTTTCCCAGCCCAATAAGATGAAAACACTATGGAAAATCAGAACAAAACTTTAGAGAAATTaggttgaaaaataaaatgtttgaaaatgaaagaataaaaagagcCTTTTTGAGAATTGAGAAGAATGCTGACAACCtgacacaaattaaaatataaccaaATAATGGCAGTACCACAAAGCTAAGTTCTCTAGGGAAAATATCCATGAGATCAGACAGTCTGAGGATGTACAGAAACTGCAAAGGATTTTCTCTGTTGCTGAGAACACTAGGAAAACAATGATTGATATGAGCAACAGGGAGTGTGATGGAACTAGTAACATAACCGTGAGAAAGAACtggtttttattgaataaaacttgggaaAAAGCCCCCAAGGAACCAATGCACGGCTCCAGATATTTCAACAGGTCTGGATCCACTACTTACACTGCTTTCTCAATCACCAAAAGTCCCTTAAACTGTTTACAGTTATTCCTATTTATAGGCAGCTACTTGTCTACAGTTTATAATTGAAACCCACCCTTATAATGAGTCTAATTAGCTGCAGGCCCATTCCCCTTCTTTCTAGCATAAACCCTTGTATTTCTTCGACCAAGTAAACTAGCTAACTAGTTACTAACATAAGCTTAATATAAAAGGACTTAAGCACATAACACATCTATGATGGTGATCTCATGCTTTACATCTATAACAAATTGTGTGTCCAACTATATATACCCATTACCCAATACTCAAAATATGATAAGAAGCTTCATATAAAGCTGAGTAGTACTAGTCAACTCAACTAAGTACGATGCTTGCCTCAGtttattttggtaaaataaTTGCTTATTTTTCAGCTCCCTGAGAgagcttttaaaaaatacacgGTTATTTCTCTAAACTTAAGCTGAACCAAACATACCATAAGATTAAGGCCAAGTAATGAAATAATTTTGGATGTCAAGTGTTAATATGACCTCACTAAAATGTTGAGTGCACAAAAGATATAATAATAAgagacaagaaagaaaaaattattacccAAATGCATATTACTGAAGAAGACAACGAAAGGATGAATagtttatataagaaaaaaaaattcctgtcCATGCCAAAACATAAAGCGTGTAAAAGAAAAACAGAcatgaaaaaagggtgagataaTAGCATAAATAACTCGACTacagaaagaaaagaatgatGCTTCAGAAGCCACAATAAAATATGGCATTTCCATTCCACAAGAATGAGATAACAGCACAGCTGTGACAGCGTTTCATCGCAGCATCAGGCTGCTGCAGGGAAGCTGTTGTGTCCTGTTTTTGTGGAGTGCCTGCTTCATGCCCCAAATTGTGTCAATTTGCAGTTGTTGCAGCTGAAATTGACGATATAGTTAAAAGACCTTTGCTCCAGATAACGTCATCCATCCATTTTTTGGGGGATAGTTTTGCAATTCCCACCTTTTTCATTAGATAcagttcaaatttcaaaaccaattCAAAGACTGATTTACACTGAATATATATTGGTCATCCTATTATCCGCTATCTCCCTAAAATGGTTCTGGAGTTGACTGCTCCACACTGCCACCCAATTCTGACCAATCAGAACAAAAAACATATGAGTGAAATTTAGAAGAGAGCACAAAACAATGAGATAAAAGACCCATTCtagagagattaaaaataaaacaaagcagCAACAGAACAGAGCAAGGCTGTATAGGTCACAGTTAGCTAGAAACAGTGACAAGTTCACCGGAAAATGGCTAGAGATCAGAGATGGCTGAAAACTGTCACTGCTAGCCAGAAAACACTTGGAAATGTTGCCAAGAGGGGTTGCTATTTGTCAGAGAGAACAGTGGTTGCTACTTCATAACAGAATGTGCACAAGTGACTGAAAAAGTAAGGTTTTGATTCTGATATAGAGGAGGTGGGACAAAGTACCAAAATTGCACCCCTAAAGCAGCTATAAGCAATGCTGTTTCATAGTTAAATTAGGTATTTTGTGATACACTCCAATAGTGCCTGCTCCAGCAGCAACTTACCAAGATTTTTCCTGCTATCGCACATGATAGCCACTACTTGAAATCATGACGATTTTCAAATTCTGTAGTGTGCTCCGCACGCTccataacatgattttgagatAGTGCCTCTATTTGACACTATTGACAACTATGACTATGGTACTGCAATAACATGCATGGTTCACTTACAGCTTTCTGCTCTAAACTCATGGTCCACATGCTTTGCATGCCTAGATATCTAAATAACATGTTTGTCCATGAGAACTGAATAGGCACaatagaaagaaggaaaaatctcCGAAAACATAGGGATTGAATAACATCTTtcattatacaaattaaaaaaaaaaggagcatAAATGAACAGGAACAATCTTGTAAATAATTATAGTAACATTCAACTAAGGAATAATAAtacaagtttttcttttccttagaAAAGCAACTCTTTCAAGAAAGGATCAGCTAAAGGTAAACCAAAACTGTAGATATTATGAGATAACCAACATTTTATACATCATGATTCTGAACACAGCCGCATaaatccaaaaattataatggagttcatcaaaagaaacactAAACCATTAACATGGTCCTTCTTGCGGTACACTTTAATTGTTTGAGTATAAACTGAGTATTGACAGGCATTCATTTTAGGTATATCCAGAGCATGCAACATGGTATGAAACTTATTCCAAAACcaccacaacacaaaaactACTTGCAAAAGATTTGTTCTCATCATCATCAGTTGGATATGAGACAAAGCAAACTGCTATTTACATAAGACCAGGCGTATAACCTGAAGCAACAACAGACAAGTCAAAATTGCATCCGTGCTGCCGCAAGCTCCAACAGACCATGTGCTGCCCTCTGGACCTTCCCCTGCTCATAGTCCGGATCATCAGTGGGTAGCTCAAACCGGCAAACTGGGCACGTGTTGCGAATGTCCAACCACGGCAAAATGCAGTCCCCATGATAACAATGGGAGCAAGGCAGCCTTCTCACCTTCTCCTCCAACAAAACCTCATCCTTGCAAATGGCACATGCCACGTTCTTCCCCTGCAACAACTCCTCCTTGGACAACTCCACCAACGGGAGACTCTCCACAACACTCTTCGAGGCCGGAGGGCTCCCCTTCAAGGCACTCTCATTCTCAAGAAACTGCCCGAACAAAACATCATACTCGGCTGCGTACACATAACCATCCTGAATTGTTAACAAATCAGCACCACCAACAGCATTGCCCTCGTGCTCCAACACATCATTCACATTCCTCTCCAAATTGTTAACCGCCAAGAGGATCTCCCATTCGAGGTACCTCAGTGCCTCTTCCCCGGCATCCTCCTCCTCAACGGCATTTGTAAAACCCGACGCCACCGAATTCCCATCACCATCATCACTTTCAATTTCAACCTCATCAACCACCAAACCCAAATCCTCTCTCTCATTCACCCTCTCCTCCACCTCCTCCCACTCAAACCCCTCGTTCAGCGTCCTCTGATCCTCCAAACAGAGACTATCCCAACACAACCGAACATCGAAATCATCAAACCCGCCACCATCACGAATCCCACCCTCCTCGCTACTCGATTCGGATTCCGAGCCAAACCCTACAACCCTAAGCCCACCCGAACCATCCCCCACCGTGAAATTGAAAACTCTATCAGCTTCCAAAACCCTATCACCACGATGATTATCACGATCATTTGTTTGGCTTTCGGGATCAATTTCAACgccaaaccctaaccctaaccctaacataTGGTCCGTGCGATGGAGGTCGCAAACGACGTCAGAGAAGGGGTTTATGTCAGTGTCGTCGTCGCAGGAGCAGAGGCGAGAGCGAGTCTCGAAGAGATCGGTGACGAAGCAACTCACTGAGTCGGAATCGGAATCAGAGTGAGTAGATGAGAAGGGATTGGAGGAACGATGATGATTAGACATGTTCTGTTATGTTTTACGAAAATGAATTCAATGCAATTCTCTGAATCTCTCCCTTTTGT
This region includes:
- the LOC114382815 gene encoding E3 ubiquitin-protein ligase CIP8-like, with translation MSNHHRSSNPFSSTHSDSDSDSVSCFVTDLFETRSRLCSCDDDTDINPFSDVVCDLHRTDHMLGLGLGFGVEIDPESQTNDRDNHRGDRVLEADRVFNFTVGDGSGGLRVVGFGSESESSSEEGGIRDGGGFDDFDVRLCWDSLCLEDQRTLNEGFEWEEVEERVNEREDLGLVVDEVEIESDDGDGNSVASGFTNAVEEEDAGEEALRYLEWEILLAVNNLERNVNDVLEHEGNAVGGADLLTIQDGYVYAAEYDVLFGQFLENESALKGSPPASKSVVESLPLVELSKEELLQGKNVACAICKDEVLLEEKVRRLPCSHCYHGDCILPWLDIRNTCPVCRFELPTDDPDYEQGKVQRAAHGLLELAAARMQF